From the genome of Pseudomonas sp. TMP9, one region includes:
- a CDS encoding PLP-dependent aminotransferase family protein — MAFSERVTRLKSSLIREILAAAQRPEVMSFAGGLPAERMLPKVEWEAMPASMGQYGMSEGEPALREAIATEARALGVPCDASQVLIVSGSQQTLDLASKLFIDPGTEVLVEAPTYLAALQAFQLFGADCIAVAQEADGPQLDAMRQCLEAHKPAFAYLIPTFQNPSAVRYSAAKRDAVAALLDEFGVTLIEDEPYRELVFDDGQATPIVSRLRKASWIYTGTVSKTLLPGLRVGYLIATPDLYPYLLRLKQSADLHTNRIGQWQALQWLGSEKYRGHLAELRDFYRLRRDAMQAVLAEHFSDLADWQIPQGGLFFWLTLKQPLDTRTLLAPALAQNVAFMPGEPFFIDPDAHPGHLRLNFSHVAPERLSEGLKRLAAVIREAQAGATR; from the coding sequence ATGGCCTTCTCCGAACGTGTTACCCGCCTGAAAAGCTCCCTGATCCGTGAAATTCTCGCTGCCGCGCAGCGCCCGGAAGTCATGTCCTTCGCCGGTGGGTTGCCTGCCGAGCGGATGTTACCCAAAGTCGAGTGGGAAGCGATGCCGGCCAGCATGGGCCAATACGGCATGAGTGAAGGCGAACCGGCCTTACGTGAGGCGATTGCCACTGAGGCACGTGCTTTGGGCGTACCGTGCGATGCCAGCCAAGTGTTAATCGTCAGCGGTTCGCAGCAAACCCTGGATTTGGCCAGCAAGCTGTTTATTGATCCGGGCACCGAAGTGCTGGTTGAGGCGCCAACTTACCTGGCGGCCCTGCAAGCCTTTCAGCTATTTGGTGCTGATTGCATCGCCGTCGCGCAGGAGGCTGATGGCCCACAGCTGGATGCTATGCGCCAGTGCTTGGAAGCGCACAAACCGGCGTTTGCCTACCTGATCCCAACGTTCCAGAACCCTTCGGCGGTGCGCTACAGCGCAGCCAAGCGCGACGCAGTCGCGGCGCTGCTGGATGAGTTCGGCGTGACCCTGATTGAAGACGAACCCTATCGAGAGCTGGTATTCGATGATGGCCAAGCCACGCCGATTGTCAGCCGTCTGCGCAAAGCCAGCTGGATCTATACCGGTACCGTGTCGAAAACGCTGCTGCCGGGGCTGCGTGTGGGTTATTTGATCGCCACCCCGGACCTCTATCCCTACCTGCTGCGCCTCAAGCAATCGGCGGATTTGCACACCAATCGCATTGGTCAGTGGCAGGCGTTGCAGTGGCTGGGCAGTGAGAAATACCGCGGCCATTTGGCCGAGCTGCGCGATTTTTATCGGCTGCGTCGTGATGCCATGCAAGCGGTGCTGGCAGAGCATTTCAGCGACCTGGCCGATTGGCAGATCCCTCAGGGCGGTTTGTTCTTCTGGCTAACGCTGAAACAGCCGTTGGATACCCGCACGCTGCTCGCCCCTGCACTGGCGCAGAACGTGGCATTTATGCCGGGTGAGCCGTTTTTTATCGACCCCGACGCCCATCCGGGCCATCTGCGCCTTAACTTTAGCCACGTGGCACCGGAGCGGCTGAGCGAGGGCCTTAAGCGCCTAGCTGCCGTCATCCGCGAAGCGCAAGCCGGCGCAACGCGTTAA
- a CDS encoding MarR family transcriptional regulator encodes MIDFKSTATQQAAMEAFFFGYQAFTAKADEMLARRGLSRVHHRILFFIAKYPGLSMKELLAYLGVSKQALSTPLRQLQEMHLVESLTAKDDKRKRLLGFTTEGAKLQQALHREQTKLLQRVFAEVDEATVQGWLKVNQALAGR; translated from the coding sequence ATGATTGATTTCAAGAGCACGGCCACCCAGCAAGCGGCCATGGAAGCGTTCTTCTTTGGCTACCAAGCCTTCACTGCCAAGGCCGATGAGATGCTGGCGCGGCGCGGTTTGTCGCGGGTGCATCACCGTATTTTGTTTTTTATCGCCAAGTACCCGGGCTTAAGCATGAAAGAACTGCTCGCCTACTTGGGCGTGAGCAAGCAGGCACTGAGCACCCCGCTGCGTCAGTTACAAGAGATGCACCTGGTCGAGAGCCTTACCGCAAAGGATGACAAGCGCAAACGCCTGCTCGGCTTCACGACTGAAGGAGCCAAGCTGCAACAAGCGCTGCACCGCGAACAGACCAAATTGCTCCAGCGGGTTTTCGCTGAGGTGGATGAAGCCACCGTGCAAGGCTGGCTGAAGGTCAACCAGGCGCTGGCGGGGCGTTAA